A single window of Lysobacter oculi DNA harbors:
- a CDS encoding cysteine dioxygenase family protein: MNQDDCTSLRDFPGRDRLIAAVDEAVALGGCNAVVQRLRQNLCELMRAGEVQLPACVYRTVPGHYARREVHRSAEHGYAIVAMTWGPSQGTPIHDHAGMWCVEGVWSGQLEITQYDLAERRDEAFRFVEVGTLIAGTGSAGSLIPPHEYHAIRNASDRDVAVSLHIYAEPMTCCCIFADAGEIGDGWHRQVERQLQLDAAA, encoded by the coding sequence ATGAACCAGGACGACTGCACTTCCCTGCGCGATTTCCCCGGCCGTGACCGGCTGATCGCCGCCGTGGACGAAGCCGTGGCGCTCGGCGGCTGCAATGCCGTGGTCCAGCGGCTGCGCCAGAACCTGTGCGAGCTGATGCGCGCCGGCGAGGTGCAGTTGCCGGCCTGCGTCTACCGGACCGTGCCCGGCCACTACGCCCGCCGCGAGGTGCATCGCAGCGCCGAACATGGCTACGCGATCGTGGCGATGACCTGGGGCCCGAGCCAGGGCACGCCGATCCACGACCACGCCGGCATGTGGTGCGTCGAAGGCGTCTGGTCCGGGCAACTGGAAATCACCCAGTACGACCTGGCGGAGCGACGCGACGAAGCGTTCCGTTTCGTCGAGGTTGGCACGCTGATCGCCGGGACGGGCTCGGCCGGCAGCCTGATCCCGCCGCACGAGTACCACGCCATCCGCAACGCCAGTGATCGCGATGTCGCCGTGTCCCTGCACATCTACGCCGAGCCGATGACCTGCTGCTGCATCTTCGCGGACGCGGGCGAGATCGGCGACGGCTGGCATCGGCAGGTGGAGCGGCAGTTGCAGCTGGATGCGGCGGCTTAG